A genome region from Alicyclobacillus acidocaldarius subsp. acidocaldarius DSM 446 includes the following:
- a CDS encoding ABC transporter ATP-binding protein, whose amino-acid sequence MNRHASVRVGRRLVQYAGHARGAIVAALILLVLSVAAQLAGPFVAKTIINRDIEGVQQVWYRAPAGAPGAVRVDGQLYVRGDKLPHGAPRQQPHTLMTLGTTAYFLPGTVEAIAAGSRPGEIREEVAGHWRTIPAHPISRAQMFAFYRPELPNVIRLALLYFALLAASAVFLYGQQYLLQVSANRILQRMRRDVFHRIHCLPISYFDNTPAGKIVSRITNDTESIRDFYVNVLANVLSSAVTMFGIYVALFILNVDLALLACALLPILFLWIWLYRRYTVQVNLRVRALISEINAMLNETIQGMPIIRAFNREARTAAEFNEMNQAYYDGQTRLLRINSATGYNLAGVLRNLFFAAIIAWFGWRSLHLEPIVSLGVLYAFVDYLNRLFQPLTQVVNQLATLEQARASAARVFELLDEPGVEPEYGAIPRFRGEVEFDHVWFSYDGVHPVLSDITFTAQPGQTVALVGHTGSGKSSIMNLLFRFYDPDRGAIRIDGRDIREIPPQQLRQHMAIVLQDPYLFTGTIAWNVGLGDPRVSRERIEKALRDVGADRLLRNLPGGIDEPVLEGGSTLSAGERQLISFARALAFDPAILVLDEATANVDSETERIIQDALQVLKRGRTTFIIAHRLSTIRDADLILVLDQGEIVERGTHDELMALGARYRQMYELQTKALGVTG is encoded by the coding sequence ATGAATCGCCACGCATCGGTCCGCGTCGGAAGGCGCCTCGTGCAGTATGCGGGGCACGCGCGCGGCGCCATCGTCGCGGCGCTCATTTTGCTCGTGCTCTCGGTGGCCGCGCAACTCGCGGGCCCGTTTGTCGCGAAAACCATCATCAACCGGGACATCGAGGGCGTGCAGCAGGTCTGGTATCGGGCGCCCGCGGGTGCGCCCGGCGCAGTTCGCGTGGATGGCCAGCTGTACGTGCGCGGCGACAAGCTGCCACACGGAGCGCCGAGACAACAGCCGCACACGCTCATGACGCTCGGCACCACCGCATACTTCTTGCCGGGAACCGTGGAGGCCATCGCGGCGGGGTCTCGGCCCGGGGAAATCCGCGAGGAGGTGGCGGGCCACTGGCGCACCATACCTGCGCACCCCATCAGCCGGGCGCAGATGTTCGCGTTCTACCGGCCCGAGCTGCCGAACGTCATCCGGCTCGCCCTGTTGTATTTCGCGCTGCTCGCCGCCTCCGCCGTCTTTTTGTACGGCCAGCAGTATCTGTTGCAGGTGTCTGCCAACCGCATCCTGCAGCGCATGCGGCGCGACGTCTTTCACCGCATTCACTGCCTGCCCATTTCGTACTTTGACAACACGCCGGCAGGAAAAATTGTCTCGCGCATCACGAACGACACCGAGTCGATTCGCGACTTCTACGTGAACGTGCTGGCGAACGTGCTCTCGAGCGCCGTGACGATGTTTGGCATCTATGTCGCGCTTTTCATCCTGAATGTCGATCTCGCCCTCTTGGCCTGCGCGCTTTTGCCCATCCTGTTTCTTTGGATCTGGCTGTACCGCCGGTATACCGTGCAGGTCAACCTGCGCGTGCGCGCGCTCATCTCCGAGATCAACGCCATGCTGAACGAGACCATCCAGGGCATGCCCATCATCCGCGCGTTCAACCGGGAGGCGAGGACGGCCGCCGAGTTCAACGAGATGAACCAGGCCTACTACGACGGCCAGACGAGGCTTCTGCGCATCAACTCCGCCACGGGATACAACCTCGCGGGCGTCCTGCGCAACCTGTTCTTCGCGGCCATCATCGCGTGGTTCGGATGGCGATCGCTCCATCTCGAGCCCATCGTGTCGCTCGGCGTGCTGTACGCGTTCGTCGATTACCTGAACCGCCTGTTTCAGCCGCTCACGCAGGTCGTCAACCAGCTCGCGACGCTCGAGCAGGCGCGCGCATCCGCCGCGCGCGTCTTCGAGCTCCTCGACGAACCCGGCGTGGAGCCCGAATACGGCGCCATCCCGCGCTTTCGCGGCGAGGTCGAGTTCGATCACGTCTGGTTCTCGTACGACGGCGTTCATCCCGTGCTGAGCGATATCACGTTCACCGCGCAGCCCGGGCAGACCGTCGCACTCGTCGGACACACCGGCTCGGGCAAGAGCTCCATCATGAACCTCCTGTTCCGGTTCTACGATCCGGATCGCGGCGCCATTCGGATCGACGGGCGGGACATCCGCGAGATTCCGCCGCAACAACTGCGGCAGCACATGGCCATCGTGCTTCAGGATCCGTACCTGTTCACGGGAACCATCGCGTGGAACGTCGGCCTCGGGGACCCTCGCGTGAGCCGCGAGCGCATCGAAAAGGCGCTCCGGGACGTGGGGGCGGATCGGCTGCTGAGGAATCTGCCGGGCGGCATCGACGAGCCGGTGCTCGAAGGCGGCAGCACGCTCTCCGCCGGGGAGCGCCAGCTCATCTCGTTCGCGCGCGCACTGGCCTTCGATCCGGCCATCCTGGTGCTCGACGAGGCCACCGCGAATGTCGACAGCGAAACGGAGCGCATCATTCAAGATGCGCTCCAGGTCCTGAAGCGGGGGCGCACCACGTTCATCATCGCGCACAGGCTGTCGACGATTCGCGATGCGGATCTCATCCTGGTGCTTGACCAGGGCGAGATCGTCGAGCGAGGGACGCACGACGAGCTGATGGCGCTGGGCGCCCGATATCGCCAGATGTACGAGCTGCAGACGAAGGCGCTCGGCGTCACAGGTTGA
- a CDS encoding acrylyl-CoA reductase family protein, with protein sequence MTTFRAHMVEQDGNAHRAGVRELTLDQLPEGEVLIRVRYSSVNYKDGICSQPASRLVTRYPMVLGIDLAGEVVESRDARFRPGDPVICTSYDLGTGHFGGFSEYARVPADWVVPLPDGLSLRDAMVLGTAGFTAALSLYRMEQNGVSPAMGAMLVTGATGGVGATGIAIAKRAGYRVVASTRKDEAAEWLKTLGADDVVRPDALLLQEGESYLNVKTRYAGVIDPVSGKYVPHLLQRLEYGGVIAISGYTGGPDFTASVFPFLRRQAAIIGIDSVWLDMETRREIWRRLAGPWKPSDEALRQIGHDITLDDLDSALKQILAGRMQGRAVVNL encoded by the coding sequence ATGACCACGTTTCGCGCCCACATGGTGGAACAGGACGGAAACGCACATCGCGCCGGCGTCCGCGAGCTCACCCTAGACCAACTGCCCGAAGGTGAGGTGCTCATCCGCGTCCGCTACTCGAGCGTCAACTACAAGGACGGAATCTGTTCCCAGCCCGCGAGCCGGCTCGTGACGCGCTACCCCATGGTGCTCGGGATTGATCTCGCAGGCGAAGTCGTCGAATCGCGGGATGCTCGGTTTCGGCCGGGCGATCCCGTCATCTGCACCAGCTACGATCTCGGCACGGGCCACTTCGGGGGCTTCAGCGAATACGCCCGCGTGCCTGCCGACTGGGTGGTCCCGCTTCCCGACGGGCTGTCGCTGCGCGACGCCATGGTGCTCGGCACCGCCGGATTCACCGCCGCACTATCCCTGTACCGTATGGAGCAAAACGGCGTGTCTCCCGCCATGGGCGCCATGCTCGTGACGGGCGCCACCGGCGGCGTCGGCGCGACCGGCATCGCCATCGCCAAACGGGCCGGGTACCGCGTGGTGGCGTCGACGCGCAAGGACGAGGCCGCCGAATGGCTGAAAACCCTCGGCGCGGACGACGTGGTGCGGCCCGATGCGCTTCTTCTGCAGGAAGGCGAATCCTACCTGAACGTGAAGACGCGCTATGCGGGCGTGATCGATCCCGTGTCGGGCAAATACGTGCCACACCTGCTGCAGCGCCTCGAGTACGGCGGCGTCATCGCCATCAGCGGTTACACGGGCGGGCCGGATTTCACCGCCAGCGTGTTCCCGTTCCTCCGCCGCCAAGCGGCCATCATCGGCATCGACTCGGTGTGGCTCGACATGGAGACGCGCCGCGAGATCTGGCGCCGGCTCGCCGGGCCGTGGAAACCGAGCGATGAGGCGCTGAGGCAAATCGGCCACGACATCACACTGGACGACCTCGACAGCGCCCTGAAGCAGATCCTCGCGGGCCGGATGCAGGGCCGCGCCGTCGTCAACCTGTGA
- a CDS encoding S9 family peptidase, with protein MEAPKAKAIPKVLEIHGDRRIDPYYWLRDRDNPDVIQYLEDENTYYRWYMERIQPLTDELYEAMVARIPDAEERVPVQGDQYYYYTRMEKSLQYPIHARKRAASRDALADAEEEILLNLNDLAGDGYLSVTVLATSPDEKRLAYLENRDGTDRYTLLVKDLVTGEMLPDRIEGVFIDGSVAWSADGQYLFYITVDEAQRPYRLYRHRLGDPAEQDALLYQEDDETCILTLTKSQSGRYLFLTSSTKTSTEVRYLPADDPLGTWTVFRPRQADVEYELEHWEDAFLVLTNLERPNFSLFRHPVAPCEDERLEELFPYDEARYLTGVHPFREAVVIEGREGGLTQIWTFADGRLTRLEWDEPLYTVSVSTNRRYDTREVLIQYESFLTPRTTYALDPVSVTRKELHRQPVNGPYHPSDYVQERLWAKAGDGTDVPVSLVYRKDARREGPAPCILYGYGSYGHNLDPVFMPTLLLPLLDRGVIYAIAHVRGGSEMGRHWYENGKMLRKKNTFTDFIACADALIREGYTSPEKLAADGRSAGGLLMGAVANMGGDRFAAISAGVPFVDVVTTMLDPTIPLTTLEWDEWGDPRDETYYFYMKSYSPYDNVEPKRYPHLIVTTGLNDPRVAYWEPAKWVAKLRATKTGQEALVLKTHMGAGHFGSSGRLEHLRESAEIHAFLLYHIGVSPKRSTAS; from the coding sequence ATGGAAGCGCCGAAGGCAAAAGCGATCCCCAAAGTGCTCGAGATCCACGGAGACCGCCGGATTGATCCGTACTATTGGCTCCGAGATCGCGACAACCCCGATGTGATTCAGTATCTCGAAGACGAGAATACATACTACCGCTGGTACATGGAGCGCATCCAGCCGCTCACCGACGAGCTGTACGAAGCGATGGTCGCCCGCATTCCCGACGCGGAAGAGCGCGTTCCCGTCCAGGGAGACCAGTATTACTACTACACGCGTATGGAAAAGTCCTTGCAGTACCCGATCCACGCCCGCAAGCGCGCGGCCTCCCGCGACGCGCTGGCCGACGCCGAGGAGGAGATTCTCCTCAATCTGAACGATCTCGCCGGCGACGGGTACCTGAGCGTCACCGTGCTCGCCACGAGCCCGGACGAGAAGCGGCTGGCGTACCTGGAAAACCGGGACGGGACGGATCGGTACACGCTTCTCGTCAAGGACCTGGTGACCGGTGAGATGCTGCCGGATCGCATCGAGGGCGTGTTCATCGACGGCAGTGTCGCCTGGAGCGCGGATGGACAGTACCTGTTCTACATCACCGTGGACGAGGCGCAGCGACCGTACCGCCTGTACCGGCATCGGCTTGGCGATCCGGCCGAGCAGGACGCGCTCTTGTACCAGGAGGACGACGAGACCTGCATTCTCACGCTCACGAAGTCGCAGAGCGGCAGGTATTTGTTCCTCACCTCCTCCACGAAGACCTCGACGGAGGTCCGCTATCTGCCGGCGGACGATCCGCTCGGCACGTGGACCGTGTTCCGCCCGCGCCAGGCGGATGTGGAGTACGAGCTCGAGCACTGGGAAGACGCGTTTCTCGTCCTGACGAATCTCGAGCGCCCGAACTTCAGCCTGTTTCGCCACCCCGTCGCGCCGTGCGAGGATGAGCGCCTGGAGGAGCTGTTCCCGTACGACGAAGCCCGGTACCTCACCGGCGTGCACCCGTTCCGGGAGGCCGTCGTGATCGAGGGCCGGGAAGGCGGCTTGACGCAGATCTGGACGTTCGCCGACGGGCGCCTCACGCGACTCGAGTGGGACGAGCCGCTTTACACCGTGTCCGTGTCGACGAATCGCCGCTACGACACTCGCGAGGTGCTCATCCAGTACGAGTCGTTTCTGACACCGCGCACCACCTATGCGCTCGATCCCGTGAGCGTCACCAGGAAGGAGCTTCACCGCCAGCCGGTCAATGGTCCGTACCATCCGTCCGACTACGTGCAGGAGCGCCTCTGGGCGAAGGCGGGCGACGGGACCGACGTCCCCGTCTCCCTCGTGTATCGAAAGGACGCGCGACGTGAGGGGCCCGCACCGTGCATTCTCTACGGATACGGCTCCTACGGACACAACCTGGATCCCGTCTTCATGCCGACGCTGCTTCTCCCCTTGCTCGATCGCGGCGTGATCTACGCCATCGCGCACGTCCGCGGCGGATCGGAGATGGGGCGGCACTGGTACGAGAACGGCAAAATGCTGCGGAAGAAGAACACGTTCACCGACTTCATCGCCTGTGCGGATGCGCTCATCCGCGAGGGCTACACGTCGCCCGAAAAACTGGCAGCCGACGGGCGGTCCGCGGGCGGCCTCCTGATGGGCGCCGTGGCCAACATGGGCGGGGATCGGTTTGCCGCCATCTCGGCGGGCGTCCCGTTCGTCGACGTGGTCACCACGATGCTCGATCCCACCATCCCGCTGACGACGCTCGAATGGGACGAGTGGGGCGATCCGCGGGATGAGACGTACTACTTCTACATGAAATCGTACAGCCCGTACGACAACGTCGAGCCGAAGCGGTACCCGCACCTGATTGTGACCACAGGGCTCAACGATCCGCGCGTCGCCTACTGGGAGCCTGCCAAGTGGGTGGCGAAACTGCGCGCCACCAAGACAGGTCAGGAGGCGCTCGTGCTGAAGACCCACATGGGCGCCGGGCACTTCGGCTCCTCCGGCAGGCTCGAGCACCTGCGAGAGTCGGCCGAGATCCACGCGTTCTTGCTCTACCACATCGGCGTGTCGCCGAAGCGTTCAACCGCTTCCTGA
- a CDS encoding ABC transporter ATP-binding protein: MRKLFPYLRPYRLRIVLIVTFIFLQVLGNLYLPTLMSEIVDNGVLKGNLPYIVRMGGFMLAVSIIAVGFSITASYLSSQTAASFGKHLRRDLFAHVQTFSLEEIDRFSTASLITRTTNDITQVQQLVNMMLRMMIMAPLNCIGGVLMAVYTDAKLSLVVWLMLPVLAGVIVLVFGRASRLFRLMQGKIDVLNRVLRENLTGIRVIRSFNQVAREAERFDRANADLTGTTTRVQKIMAALSPALMLVINLAVIAILWFGGVRVASGKMEIGSLMAFIQYVTQLLFAIMMVSMMFFMIPRANASANRIWEVLSSETRIRNPESPRSEPQAAGLVEFRGVTFRYPGAEAPALSDISFVARPGEVTAIIGGTGSGKSTLVSLIPRFYDVESGSVLVGGIDVRAWDQEALRGEIGYVPQKSVLFSGTIAENIRAGREDASDEEVREAARIAQALEFIEQMPNGFDAVVEQGGRNLSGGQKQRLCIARALVRRAPIYIFDDSFSALDFRTDARLRQALREAVSDATVIIVAQRVNTIRDANQIVVLDEGRVAGIGTHEELLANCQVYREIVRSQLGEEVTA, translated from the coding sequence TTGCGCAAGCTGTTTCCCTATCTGCGGCCGTACCGGCTGCGCATTGTTCTCATCGTGACGTTCATCTTCCTACAGGTGCTTGGAAACCTGTACCTTCCGACGCTCATGTCCGAGATCGTCGACAACGGCGTGTTGAAAGGCAACCTGCCTTACATCGTCCGCATGGGCGGATTCATGCTCGCCGTCTCGATCATCGCGGTGGGATTCTCCATCACCGCGAGCTACCTGTCCTCGCAGACGGCCGCGAGTTTCGGCAAGCACCTTCGGCGAGACCTGTTTGCCCATGTGCAGACGTTTTCGCTGGAGGAGATCGACCGGTTTTCGACGGCGTCGCTCATCACCCGCACGACCAACGACATCACGCAGGTGCAGCAGCTCGTCAACATGATGCTGCGCATGATGATCATGGCGCCGCTCAACTGCATCGGTGGCGTGCTCATGGCCGTCTACACGGATGCGAAACTTTCCCTCGTGGTCTGGCTGATGCTCCCGGTGCTCGCGGGCGTCATTGTGCTCGTGTTTGGCCGGGCGAGCCGGCTGTTCCGCCTCATGCAGGGAAAGATTGACGTGCTGAATCGCGTGTTGCGCGAGAACCTGACGGGCATTCGCGTCATCCGGTCGTTTAACCAGGTGGCGCGTGAGGCGGAGCGGTTTGATCGCGCCAACGCCGATCTCACGGGCACCACCACCCGGGTGCAGAAGATCATGGCCGCGCTGTCGCCGGCGCTGATGCTCGTCATCAACCTGGCCGTGATCGCCATTCTGTGGTTCGGCGGTGTGCGCGTGGCGAGCGGAAAGATGGAAATTGGCTCCCTGATGGCGTTCATCCAGTATGTGACGCAGCTGTTGTTCGCCATCATGATGGTGTCTATGATGTTTTTCATGATCCCGCGCGCGAACGCGTCCGCCAATCGCATCTGGGAGGTCTTGTCGAGCGAGACGCGGATTCGCAATCCGGAATCGCCGAGGTCGGAACCTCAGGCCGCGGGGCTCGTCGAGTTTCGAGGCGTGACGTTCCGGTATCCCGGCGCGGAGGCGCCTGCGCTGTCGGACATTTCGTTTGTCGCAAGGCCGGGTGAGGTCACGGCCATCATCGGCGGGACGGGATCGGGCAAGTCGACGCTCGTGAGCCTCATTCCTCGCTTCTACGACGTGGAGTCCGGGAGCGTGCTCGTGGGCGGGATCGACGTGCGCGCGTGGGACCAGGAGGCGCTGCGCGGAGAGATTGGCTATGTGCCGCAGAAATCCGTCCTGTTCAGCGGCACCATCGCGGAGAACATCCGGGCGGGCCGCGAGGATGCGAGCGACGAAGAGGTGCGCGAAGCCGCCCGCATTGCACAGGCGCTCGAGTTCATCGAGCAGATGCCAAACGGCTTCGACGCGGTGGTGGAGCAGGGCGGGAGAAACCTCTCGGGAGGCCAGAAGCAGCGCCTCTGCATCGCCCGGGCGCTTGTGCGCCGAGCGCCCATTTACATCTTCGACGACAGCTTTTCTGCGCTCGACTTTCGAACCGATGCGCGCCTCCGCCAGGCGCTTCGCGAGGCGGTGAGCGATGCGACGGTCATCATTGTGGCACAGCGGGTGAACACGATTCGCGATGCGAACCAAATCGTTGTGCTGGACGAGGGGCGCGTGGCCGGGATCGGCACGCATGAGGAGCTGCTCGCCAACTGTCAGGTGTACCGGGAGATTGTCCGGTCGCAACTCGGGGAGGAGGTCACGGCATGA
- a CDS encoding ABC transporter ATP-binding protein — protein sequence MSQDRREMPAMRPPMPMRHGGMRPGMPVQKPKDFGGTARRLMRYFRPHAWRIGFVFVMTVLGTLFSILGPDVMKGITNDLVAGLRHQWMHLPGPAFNWADIVRVLEELAGLYALSSVFSYLQQYMMAGVAQKTVYALRRDVYAKLERLPLSFFDGRPIGDVMSRFVNDFDNIGNTLQQALLQFVSSIVTFVGVIAVMLSISPLMTLVMFLTLPLSFFVTRFVTKRSQGFFVGQQRSLGLLNGHIEEMYTGHTIVRAFNMERRALETFDRHNEGLYESGWRAQFVSGLIFPLNNFIGNLGYVLVSVIGGLFVARGTISIGDIQAFILYARQFSQPITQLSSISNIIQSTIASAERIFELLDEQEEAPDPEHPVRLREPRGAVAFQHVSFRYKDDQPLIEDLNLEVAAGETVAIVGPTGAGKTTLVNLLMRFYDVREGSITIDGVDIRDMTRADLRSLFGMVLQDTWLFHGSIRDNIAYGRPGASEEEILRAARAARADHFIRTLPDGYDTVINEEASNLSQGQKQLITIARAILADPAILILDEATSSVDTRTELLIQEAMQRLMEGRTSFVIAHRLSTIQNADQILVMNRGRVIEQGTHRELLEKGGFYAELYRSQFGGSSVDEALREASQSGAAQISGS from the coding sequence ATGAGTCAGGATCGGCGGGAGATGCCAGCCATGCGCCCGCCCATGCCGATGCGCCACGGCGGCATGCGGCCTGGCATGCCGGTGCAGAAACCGAAGGACTTCGGCGGGACCGCGCGGCGCCTCATGCGCTACTTTCGGCCGCACGCATGGCGCATCGGCTTCGTGTTCGTGATGACCGTGCTCGGGACCCTGTTCTCGATTCTCGGCCCGGACGTCATGAAGGGCATCACGAACGATCTCGTCGCGGGCTTGCGGCACCAGTGGATGCATTTGCCCGGCCCTGCGTTCAACTGGGCGGACATCGTGCGCGTGCTGGAGGAACTGGCGGGTCTGTACGCGCTCTCGAGCGTGTTCAGCTACCTGCAGCAGTACATGATGGCCGGCGTGGCCCAGAAGACCGTGTACGCGCTCCGGCGAGACGTGTACGCGAAGCTTGAGCGCCTGCCGCTCTCGTTCTTCGACGGGCGCCCCATCGGCGATGTCATGAGCCGGTTCGTGAACGACTTCGACAACATCGGCAACACCCTGCAGCAGGCGTTGCTTCAGTTCGTATCGAGCATTGTGACGTTCGTCGGCGTGATCGCGGTCATGCTGTCCATCAGTCCGCTCATGACGCTCGTGATGTTTCTCACGTTGCCGCTGTCGTTTTTCGTGACGCGGTTTGTGACCAAGCGATCGCAGGGCTTTTTCGTGGGCCAGCAGCGGTCCTTGGGGCTCTTGAACGGCCACATCGAAGAGATGTACACCGGGCACACCATCGTGCGCGCGTTCAATATGGAGCGACGGGCGCTGGAGACGTTCGATCGGCACAACGAGGGGCTGTACGAATCCGGGTGGCGAGCGCAATTCGTCTCGGGCCTCATCTTCCCGCTCAACAATTTCATCGGCAACCTGGGTTACGTGCTGGTCAGCGTGATCGGCGGGCTGTTTGTGGCGCGCGGCACCATCAGCATTGGGGACATCCAGGCGTTCATCCTGTACGCGCGCCAGTTCTCGCAGCCCATCACTCAGTTGTCCAGCATATCCAACATCATCCAGTCGACCATCGCGTCCGCGGAGCGGATCTTCGAGCTGTTGGATGAGCAGGAGGAGGCGCCGGATCCCGAGCATCCCGTTCGCCTCCGTGAGCCGCGCGGTGCCGTGGCGTTCCAGCACGTCTCGTTTCGCTACAAGGACGATCAACCGCTCATCGAGGATTTGAATCTCGAGGTCGCCGCAGGCGAGACCGTGGCCATCGTCGGTCCGACCGGAGCTGGCAAGACGACACTCGTCAATTTGCTGATGCGGTTCTACGACGTGCGCGAGGGTTCCATCACCATCGACGGCGTCGATATCCGCGACATGACGCGCGCGGATCTTCGCAGCCTCTTTGGGATGGTGCTTCAGGACACGTGGCTATTCCACGGCTCCATCCGCGACAATATCGCGTATGGAAGACCCGGCGCCAGCGAGGAGGAGATCCTTCGGGCGGCGCGGGCAGCGCGAGCGGATCACTTCATTCGCACGCTGCCGGACGGCTACGACACCGTGATCAACGAAGAGGCCTCGAACCTGTCTCAGGGCCAAAAACAGCTCATCACCATCGCCCGCGCCATTTTGGCCGATCCCGCCATCCTCATTCTCGACGAGGCCACCTCGAGCGTGGATACGCGCACGGAGCTTCTCATCCAAGAGGCAATGCAGCGACTGATGGAGGGCAGGACGAGTTTTGTCATCGCGCACCGGCTGTCCACCATCCAGAACGCCGATCAGATCCTCGTCATGAACCGCGGCCGCGTGATCGAACAAGGCACGCACCGCGAACTCTTGGAGAAGGGTGGCTTCTACGCCGAGCTGTATCGCAGTCAGTTCGGCGGATCGAGCGTCGACGAGGCCCTGCGCGAGGCGTCCCAAAGCGGGGCGGCGCAAATCAGCGGCTCGTGA
- a CDS encoding DODA-type extradiol aromatic ring-opening family dioxygenase, protein MSIVFAAIAPHGLPILPELVGEGPDLMSKTRASLVELGRAAQTADPDALIVITPHGIRAEGQFTLSASAYMEGELSEQTAALMVRAHRLDKGNRVHMRRAVDRELAREIAKLASPDLPLAVLNFATADGPLSTLPLDWGTMIPLSFMPDRPVVVVQTAPSRPFEEHVRLGRAIRAACDALHRRAAVIASCDWAHAHAQDGPYGYHEDAARLDAEVERAIAAGDLERLADFPDEMIENARPDGMWQALVLAGAVPKDERHPRVLSYERPTYFGMLCAQML, encoded by the coding sequence ATGAGCATCGTCTTTGCAGCCATCGCGCCGCACGGCCTGCCCATTCTCCCTGAACTCGTCGGCGAGGGTCCGGACCTGATGTCCAAAACGCGCGCAAGCCTCGTGGAACTAGGCCGCGCCGCTCAGACCGCCGATCCCGACGCGTTGATTGTCATCACCCCGCACGGCATCCGCGCGGAGGGCCAATTCACCCTCAGTGCAAGCGCCTACATGGAGGGCGAGCTCAGCGAACAGACCGCGGCGCTGATGGTGCGAGCGCACCGGCTCGACAAGGGCAACCGCGTGCACATGCGCCGCGCCGTAGATCGCGAGCTCGCGCGCGAGATCGCAAAGCTCGCTTCGCCCGACCTGCCTTTGGCCGTCCTGAACTTCGCCACCGCGGACGGCCCTCTCTCCACCCTGCCCCTCGACTGGGGAACGATGATCCCGCTTTCCTTCATGCCGGATCGCCCGGTGGTGGTGGTTCAGACGGCGCCATCCCGCCCGTTTGAGGAACACGTCCGCCTGGGCCGCGCCATTCGAGCCGCGTGCGACGCTCTCCATCGCCGGGCCGCCGTGATCGCGAGCTGCGATTGGGCGCATGCGCACGCGCAGGACGGCCCGTACGGCTACCACGAGGACGCCGCGAGACTCGACGCGGAGGTGGAACGCGCCATCGCGGCAGGAGACCTGGAACGGTTGGCGGATTTCCCGGACGAGATGATCGAAAACGCGCGGCCCGACGGCATGTGGCAGGCGCTGGTCCTGGCGGGCGCCGTGCCCAAGGATGAGCGGCACCCGCGCGTGTTGTCCTACGAGCGGCCGACGTACTTCGGCATGCTCTGCGCCCAGATGCTTTGA
- a CDS encoding DUF2294 domain-containing protein, giving the protein MPKSREQAFNEIVRRVRKECFGKGPERIHTVFVENMAISVLQGNLTPTEKFISRTPEGAEMVRVARTSMIQELYKRKVPEGLEEVAGSKFLYLFSDFKVEEDMGVSVFIFERPIPRDPLPDGEPRFEKQGNPAQESAE; this is encoded by the coding sequence ATGCCGAAGAGTCGCGAGCAGGCGTTTAACGAGATCGTTCGCAGGGTTCGCAAGGAGTGTTTCGGCAAAGGGCCAGAGCGAATTCACACCGTGTTTGTCGAGAACATGGCCATCTCCGTGCTGCAGGGCAACCTGACGCCGACGGAAAAATTCATCAGCCGAACGCCTGAAGGGGCCGAGATGGTGCGGGTGGCCCGCACCAGTATGATTCAGGAGTTGTACAAGCGCAAGGTCCCCGAGGGGCTGGAAGAAGTGGCGGGATCGAAGTTCCTCTACCTGTTTTCCGACTTCAAGGTGGAGGAGGACATGGGGGTCTCGGTGTTCATCTTTGAGCGCCCCATCCCGCGGGATCCGCTGCCGGACGGAGAGCCGCGGTTCGAGAAACAAGGAAATCCAGCGCAAGAATCCGCAGAATGA
- a CDS encoding formate/nitrite transporter family protein: protein MSNGFLSPAEIAQLAVEVGEKKTKEAWWKLLILGILAGAFIALGFLVDIRVTASLPDSLASIKSLIGGAVFPVGLMLVVIAGGELLTGNMMTVPIAVHAGRASIGGLVYNWFWVLVGNLLGSLFVAGAFGVGAHLLTADPFKATVIAIATAKAKLAFGPTILSAIGCNWLVCLAVWMAYGAKDIVGKIFAIWFPIMAFVAIGFQHVVANMFVLPAGLWVGADYSWGKVIEEWCGAFIGNAIGGWIFTALAYYLVYLTKSRREA from the coding sequence ATGAGCAACGGGTTTTTGAGTCCAGCGGAGATCGCGCAACTCGCAGTTGAAGTCGGCGAAAAGAAGACGAAGGAAGCATGGTGGAAGCTGCTCATTCTCGGCATTCTGGCAGGCGCGTTCATCGCGCTGGGGTTCCTGGTCGACATCCGGGTGACGGCCAGCTTGCCCGATAGCCTGGCGTCCATCAAGAGCCTGATAGGCGGCGCGGTGTTTCCGGTCGGCCTCATGCTTGTGGTCATCGCGGGTGGTGAACTCCTGACCGGCAACATGATGACGGTCCCGATCGCCGTGCACGCGGGGCGCGCGAGCATCGGAGGTCTCGTGTACAACTGGTTCTGGGTGCTCGTGGGCAATCTCCTCGGTTCGCTGTTCGTCGCGGGCGCGTTCGGCGTCGGCGCGCATTTGTTGACGGCCGACCCGTTCAAGGCGACCGTGATCGCCATCGCGACGGCGAAGGCCAAGCTTGCGTTTGGGCCGACCATTCTGTCCGCCATCGGGTGTAACTGGTTGGTCTGCCTCGCGGTCTGGATGGCGTACGGCGCCAAGGATATCGTAGGAAAAATCTTCGCCATCTGGTTCCCCATCATGGCGTTCGTGGCGATTGGCTTCCAGCACGTCGTGGCCAACATGTTCGTGTTGCCGGCTGGCCTCTGGGTTGGCGCCGACTATTCCTGGGGCAAGGTCATCGAGGAGTGGTGCGGCGCGTTCATCGGCAACGCCATCGGCGGCTGGATCTTCACCGCACTCGCCTATTATCTCGTGTACCTGACGAAGTCCCGCCGCGAGGCGTGA